Genomic window (Papilio machaon chromosome 12, ilPapMach1.1, whole genome shotgun sequence):
AGCTTTACGTAGTTTGTTCTTCCTCGCATTATTATATAACTCTGGAACAATCTGCAAGAGGTTAAAGACGCACGTCTTTGCCGTTTTACCTGCTCGGAACTGACTTGGCGTGTTATAGAACTAACTTTAGCTTTCACCGTCCAAGTCTATTTCCAGAAGCATGATTCCCTTGCAGCCTGTAAAGAAACAATTAGATATAGAATTGCCGCTTATATACTAATAGATAAGATTACTAAATGTTGATTCTTTGTAAAAGCTTAACGATTTTAGTTAATCCAAAGATATGGATTGGaaggtaattaattttaattgttttggtGATTTGAAAGGGCGTAAAATATATCAGTGTGTGTGTTGGTATTCAAATGCCCGATCGAGATGCTGAAAGGCGTGCTTAGACGCCGAGGACCCAAATACTCTATCAGCATTGCCGACTGCGGTAACTTTGGTAATTTAGTTTTCTAAATTTCGCCAAGCTTTCCGAGGAGAAACCTTTAACGCCAATGCTTAATTCCTCAAAATCAAATTGCTTGAGTAGAATTTTCTCTAGCACGTTTCCGTAGATGCTGATAGGGAATTTAGGTCGAAGTTTATAAAAGGGTATAGTAGAGAgattaaaatacaactaatgATATTACAGTGCCCGGAGAGCCGCAGGACGTGAAGGTGACCACTATTAACTCTACTGCGGTGCATGTAACGTGGAAACCGCCACAGGAGAAGGAAAAGAACGGTATAATAAGAGGCTATCACGTCCATGTCCAAGAGATTCGAGAAGaggtaagataataaaatggtTAATATCccattaattgtaattttgcactttaaattattttaactttccgaaaatgttgaaattttaaagaGAGAATttcagagataaaaatatattcgatGTTCCAGAGCAAATCATTATTAAACGAGCCAATGCGTTTCAACGTGATGGATGATACGATACTGGAGCTGAACGTGTCAGGCTTGCAACCTGATACTAGGTATAGCGTGCAAGTCGCCGCCCTCACACGCAAGGGAGACGGCGACAGGAGCCCGCCTGTCACCATCAAAACCCCCGGCGGCGTACCCAACAGGCCTACTGTCAACCTCaagttagttttaatatatcccattataaatataatttttaactaagaaATGTCCATAACTAAATGTTACTTTTTCTTTAGGGTACTGGAGCGAGAACCCATCGTGTCTATTGAACTAGAATGGACCAAACCGACTCAGACTTACGGTGAATTGCAAGGTTATCGATTAAAATATGGAATAAAAGATCAGAAATTGCTAGAAGAAAATTTTGGAATAAAAGTTAACTCGCATAGATTGACGGATCTGGAGAGAGGTGTCCAGTATGAATTTAGATTGGCCGGAAGAAACCATATCGGCTACGGGCAAGAAAATATCAAGTATTGGCTCACTCCGGAAGGGGTACCGAAGGGGCCACCGACCAATGTCACCTACCATTTTCAAACACCTGACATTATTAGTGTGACATGGGAGCCCCCCATTAGAGCAGACAGAAGTGGTCAAAtcaaaaaatatgacattcaattttataaaaaaggtgaTCAATCATCACTCGTAGAGAAGACCAAGGAAACGACTAAAGCAGTTTTCACCGGCTTAGAAGAAGATGCTCATTATGTGTTCAAAGTTAGAGCGTATACGGACCAAGGTCCCGGACCGTATAGTAAAGACATAACAGCTCATACCGAAAGAGACATTGGAAGAGCGCCTATGTCGGTCAAAGCTGTTGCCACATCTGAATCAGGTATTGAAGTCTGGTGGGAAACGGTCCCATCGAGGAGGAAAGTTATCGGATACGTTATTTTCTATACGATGACTCCCGTTGAAGACTTAGATGAATGGCAACAGAAAACTGTCCATGTAACGCATTCTGCTGATATAGAAAACTTGGAGAAATTTGCAGAATATGCCGTCGCAGTAGCAGCTAAAACCGCTGATGGATTGGGTAGATTATCAGAAAAAGTTACTGTTAAAGTCAGGCCCGAAGAAGTGCCTTTACACCTGAGAGCGCAGGACGTTTCTACTCACTCGATGACGCTCTCTTGGTCACCGCCGTTACGCTTGAATCCTGTTAGCTATAAGATTTCATATAATGCTATCAAAGAATTTGTCGATTCTCTAGGCATGACTCAAACACAAGAGATTCCtaaaagagaaataattataaagcacGATAAAACATCACATTCTATTAACGATCTATCGCCATTTACTACGTATAATGTAAATGTCAGTGCTATTCCTAACGATGATTCGTACAGACCGCCAACTAAAATAACTGTAACGACACAGATGGCGGCACCAAAACCTATGGTGAAACCGGATTTCTACGGTGTTGTTGAAAACGAAATATTAGTTATTCTCCCCCAGGCCTCTGAAGAATACGGTCCTATTTCTCATTATTACTTAGTTGTAGTACCTGATGATAAATTACACAATCACAAACATCCCGATCAGTTTTTAACAgaagatttaattaagaacAACGCTAGAGCAGACGATGAAAACGCTCCATATATCGCTGCCAAGTTCTTACaaaggaatattttatatacattccACCTAGGTAATAATGAGTCATATGAAGGTTTTCTAAACAGAAAATTAAATCCGAACAAAAGGTACAGGGTATTTGTGAGAGCGGTTGTCGATACGCCGCAAAAACATCTTTATACCTCTAGTCCGTTCTCGGAATATCTGTCGTTGGACATGCGCGGGGCACCTCCAGGGGAAGAACCGAGTCGACCCGACCCCAAAGACATAAACGGTGATCCGGAAATAAGAATTGAAGAAAACAGGAAAGAAGCCGGCATGCTTTGGGTTATAGGCCCTATCATAGCAGCATTAATGCTTTCTCTCTGCTTGGTTATGTTGTTCATCATGAAAAGACGCCGTCAGCCATGTAAAACACCCGACCAGGCTGCAGTCACGAGACCTCTAATGTCTGCCGATGTTGGATTCGGAGCACCGTCAGATCCGGTCGAGATGAGGCGACTTAATTTCCAAACTCCAGCGATGATTTCCCACCCACCAATACCTATATCTGAACTTGCAGATCATATTGACAGACTTAAAGCTAACGACAACATGAAGTTTTCTCAAGAATACGAAAGCATCGAACCGGGTCAGCAGTTTACATGGGACCATTCTAACATGGAGGTGAATAAACCTAAAAATAGGTATGCTAACGTTATCGCTTACGATCATAGCCGCGTTATTCTGCAGCCCATCGACGGAATACTCGGAAGCGACTACATCAATGCAAACTACTGTGATGGCTATCGAAAACACAATGCGTACGTGGCCACTCAAGGTCCTCTTCAAGAAACGTTGGCCGACTTCTGGCGAATGTGCTGGGAATTACGAACGGCAACTATTGTTATGATGACTAAGCTAGAAGAAAGAACTAGAATAAAATGTGACCAATACTGGCCCAGTAGAGGCAGCGAAACGTACGGCACGATGACCGTAACCATCGCTGAAGTTCAGGAGTTGGCGACCTACTGCATTCGTACATTCCAAATCACGCGGAACGGTGGAACCGAACGAAGGGAGATCAAGCAGCTTCAGTTCACCGCGTGGCCCGATCACGGCGTCCCCGATCACCCGGCGCCCTTCTTACAGTTCCTACGACGTGTTCGTGCACTGAATCCCCCTGACGCCGGACCCTTGGTGGTGCACTGTTCCGCAGGAGTCGGTCGCACCGGCTGCTTCATCGTCATCGACTCGATGTTGGAAAGGGCGCGTCACGAGCGCACCGTAGATATCTACGGTCATGTAACTTGCCTCCGAGCTCAACGAAACTATATGGTGCAAACCGAAGACCAGTATATTTTCATTCACGACGCGCTTTTAGAGGCTGTTATTTGCGGCGACACGGAAGTACCGGCTCGTAACTTGCATGCGCACATTCAGAAGTTAATGCGCGTCGACACTATCGAGAATATTAATGGAATGGAGTTGGAGTTTAAGAAGCTGGCTAATATGAAAGCCGACTCGAGTCGCTTCGTGTCCGCCAGTCTGCCGTGCAACAAGCACAAGAACAGACTGGTACACATTTTGCCGTTCGAGTCGACCCGCGTGTGTCTCACGCCGCGGGACGGCTCCGACTACATCAATGCGTCCTTCGTCGACGGGTATCGATACAGAGCGGCCTACATCGCCACTCAAGGTCCTTTGCCCGACACCACGGATGATTTCTGGCGAATGCTCTGGGAACATAACTCTACGATCATAGTAATGCTGACCAAATTGAAAGAAATGGGACGAGTGAGTACATATTTTACTGATAATTTTTGATTTCCACTACAATATGGTGaagcaaaataatattttctgtgTAATTTTTAGGAGAAATGTCACCAATACTGGCCGTCGGACCGCTCCGTGCGCTACCAATGCTTTGTGGTCGACCCGATCGCCGAATATAACATGCCACAGTATATCTTGAGGGAATTCAAGGTGcgtacattattaattatgtactaAATACATTTACAGTCTTCAGCGGTTAAATTCGGCCTTAAAAAAAAGCCCTTCAATTCGGCAAGGTCTTGTAATGCCTCTATCGCCTCTTATTACTTCACAATATGAGTTATATTGTACACAGGTAACAGACGCTCGTGACGGTGCGTCGCGGACAGTGCGGCAATTCCAGTTCACGGACTGGCCGGAGCAGGGCGTGCCCAAGAGCGGCGAGGGCTTCATTGACTTCCTCGGACAAGTGCACAAGACCAAGGAGCAGTTCGGACAGGACGGACCCATCACTGTGCATTGCAGGTCAGCTTTCATCAACGATTAAATTGTATCCATCCATCAATGGATTGAAATCACAACAGTGAAAAGTAAACAAGTGAAAGTTCTCACATGGCAATACTGATTAATGTATAtcataactagcttttatccgcgattTCGTCTgtgtagaattttaaaaaaaggatgAAAAGTATAACCTGACTTACTCgagtctatgttctatatctgtgtcaaatttcaataagacgTGTAACGTAGTTTTCgactaaatatgtaaaatcacACGTGTCCCACGGGAACCGTACACATTTCCAAGATCATAGATAGCCTAAGATTTTTCTATAGCCATAGGTATTTCCAGAatctgttctacatctatactcaatttcatcaagatccatggagccgttctggagataccttctaaaaagatccatccatacatccaaacattctgatttctaatattagttagaagtAACAAATGTTTAAACGTTCACGAGACACATTTTACGTTAGTTTACGAGACGTGACAATGACAAATAAGGTTAGctacttttaaacaaagatgCCTTGCTATCATAGTCAGCACCTATAATTCATCATTAAGAGACGCTTTTAATGTAGTCTTCTCTTACTAAAACTAAGGGAGACCCCTGAAGGAGTCTGAGTGCGACAATAAGATGTTGACATATTGTTGACTGTGAGTAGCGCGGGCGTGGGCCGCACTGGGGTGTTCATAACGCTGTCGACGGTGTTGGAGCGCATGCAGTACGAGGGCGTGCTCGACGTGTTCCAGACTGTACGCACGCTGCGCACGCAGCGCCCCGCCATGGTGCAGACCGAGGTCAGTCCACactcatacatttttttacaaggtTGCGGACACCTGAATTCGCTGGCATGGCGAAGTGATAGCTcctatagacatccacaattgcagatgcggtgcctacctttaatcgatggaggaggagacgcatagaaGAGAATATTTCAACTCGTTATACATCCTCTCCTCTATCAAATTCCCTTCCCCTACTCATCTAtttctttaaagaaattaaacctCCGAAAtgcactcatcagacgaaacgcggaatagcTTCCACTTGTCGGCCTGTTTGTTGCTGGCATCTGGCTGGCATGACTCTTACATAGTGGTCTTCCACTGGTACACAGTAATCTCTAGTGGCAAATCACCTGATGTTACGTCATAGTTCAGTTATAGATGCCATTAACCatgtcttttttaaaatactatgaCGATAAAATATCCTCTATTTTGTCTCAACATCTGTGAGAAAtgatttagcaaatttaactGTCGGAATGTTTTAGGACCAGTATGAGTTCTGTTACCGCGCGGCGCTGGAATACCTCGGCTCCTTCGACCACTACGTCAACTGACGCTGAGACTTGCTCGTCTAAGACATCTAGCGGACCTTGTCGCTTATTACATCCTTTTTGTGTACTTAAACTTTGACGTTTCTCTGACAGCTATTTGACAGCTAGTACAAAATGtcagtttttacattttaaaatcgtataacaagatttaaatacatatagatcatttgtattcatttattaaaaatgtagttgTAAAAGTTCAAAAATCATTTCCCGACGAATCTCACTCATAGCAAATGacaataatgatattttaaaatcttaaattacataatcatCATATAATCTGTTTGATTGTAATgtaagttacatttatatgatatataattcgtaataatttaatttgtctacaaattgtatttaagtcttgaaatactaataatgataaatatttttttagattctaTGTTTtgaagaatgttttttttaatgacatcGACAGGTCCACGTAGCTTGCATATGTAGCGTAGTGATGTTACCACGGACATAGAAAATATAACCGTTTACGCAGCTAacgataaatgtttgtatacaTTAAAGCTAATTATATACCAGTGCCTAGGGAAAGCAACTTATGATGTAAATTTAATCATGTAGACCATATTAATTATGATTGTGAGGCGAAAgggtaataaatgttattctaTTTAGAATCCCATCTTACATAGCCTTATACAATTTGGCTTATTTCAGCTCTTGATACTGACAAGAACTTGTCGAATatctaatgaatttaaatatatgtatcaatatagataaaaactatgaaagaaaaaatatattaagtacaTAAATAGTACAGTTGAATAGTACATTATGCAATcgtaaagttaattttgatgTTAAATCAATATACGATGTCAGATAATTAAATGcgagtttttagttttttaattttcaatctcacatgtaacattaaataacatgctgaaattaactttttcttctatattgatacgttatttaaaatgtaacttaacGTTGagtcgttaacagttaacagTTATAGCGTTACCAAAGTCCATCTAACACATGACGTAACTATAtatgttaaatgaaatattatacgAAAAGTAAACTATCAAAATATATCGCCATTGAAATTATGATTtgctaattaaattcataattagTGGATAATATCAGTGCGCTTggagagatttaaaaaataactatgcGATATAATATTCAACTCTGATTGTCATAAACgatgtaaatgtataaatagttATTGCAGCTgtaattagaaaatttatttttcatatcgaATGTACGTTGATTAGTGTAAATTGTGGTGAACCATTTCATTATTGCAATATAACAACATATAGACGAATCGGCTGTGTCGtgtgaataaaatgtgtcAGTCCTATGCGTAGTTTTAACGGTGTTatgtaaatagttatttttccCGCTATAGAATATGCTACAAACGTTAACCGCGGATAACGTTTTAACGTTAATCTTATAACGTTATTAATGGTTCAACTCTAGTAGCTATTGCTATGAAATAAACAGCTCTTCCTAATTTTGAGTTGCacttttgacattgacaatgaCAGAtgtaaaatgcatttttttttaaacatcgcGACCAAAGCAACttacagataaattaaatttacagatTACATAATTTCCGTAATTAGGTTAAGTGCGATATTTTTAGTGTTCACTGCCTGCTTTAGAGATGAAGGTGATTCGATGACATATCTATATTTAGgtagataaaatgttttgtctgTGTACTATTTGATAAGTTGGTCGATGCGAGCGGAGATCGTTGCTCGTATCCGATCGAATTGAGAATTCGAGAAGAGAATCAGTTTGGCATATGGCAATGAGATTTCGAGTCACTTTtgcgatgttttttttttgtattaactttttaaaaatggcgGATTATTTGTAAAGCAGCTACCCTTTCATCACACTACTTTAAGCTATCTTTAAGTGTAGtatgttatttaatcttttacaATAATCCCTTTGCCTAGTATCGTATAAGATTTTTAGGTTTTCCACTCGTTTTATACAATATACCTACTACTTGTATCGATTTACTTATAAGTTAAAGTTGAGATTTTAACTTAGTAAGTTAGGGAATATACCGCGTTCTGCGGAACTAAACTTGCGAGTTTACACTAATATTTGAACACACATTCGTATAACGTGGTTTATCTGTAGGAATGAGTTGCCAGTGCGTggaaatattatgaaatatgtcatttcatttataaattatttaatccatacatccaaacgtattttttttaatttacaccaTTTACCCATCGATAATGTAAACATAACCAAGTACTCAATTCGATTTGAGCaatcgattttattattttagttattttcttacaaaataaatcaaattgtatatttttatttcatttcgaaattataaaataaagcttcTACGCATTAACTCGTCATCACCGATTAATAAATAGtatgtttttgaattttaaaatagattcagGATCAAAACTTCGTCGTTGAATCGTTACTGCCAATCGTTTCACTTAGATGTAatgagattttaaattaatcgattaaaatatgaaacgtACGTAGATTTAATGGgaatattgttaaattgatAGCGAAAATT
Coding sequences:
- the LOC106713714 gene encoding tyrosine-protein phosphatase Lar isoform X2 codes for the protein MLEMETTPAQAQARHGAGKMRQRRRAPHRTAALLVACLLYLSCQVDAADPPEITIRPQNLQVRVNGIAAFYCAARGDPIPNIQWRKNGKRVSSMQSRYQVSGMDAAAGPGANGAVLRIEPVRATRDDATYECMAENGVGDAVTAVATLTVFEADKVPPGFPTIAQPPSTMVVEVGHTATLPCQASGTPPPKVRWLWNSLPLDVASNPRYALLNDKMHGTLQIVKSEEEDQGKFECVAENSIGTEFSKPTSLYVKVRRVAPQFSIPPPQKTEVMLGGNTTLKCVAFGSPMPTVKWRKGLSKWLTSEDNPPLGVNTLVLEDIRESANYTCEAASVLGVIEATSEVKVQSLPGAPTEVRASEVTATTVRLAWTYNGPEEPQYYVIQYKPKYANQAFSEISGVITQYYSVTNLSPYTEYEMYVIAVNNIGRGAPSEPAVITTGETGAKPGSAPRNVQVRPLSSSTMVIQWEEPETPNGQLTGYKIYYTTDPSQPLQSWNSQMLDSSHLTTINELTPHTVYTIRVQAFTSVGPGPVSAPVQVKTQQGVPSQPSNFVAVEAGETSVTLQWQQPAHAGDQIVSYELYWNDTYAKEHHRKRIHKMESYTLNGLYPNTLYYIWLAARSQRGEGATTPPIAVRTKQYVPGAPPMNVTAVAISPTAVRVSWQPPPAERANGRIAYYKLLCVEAGRGDSEATVVRLNATEFVLDELRRWTEYRVWVLAGTSVGDGPASYPVTVRTHEDVPGEPQDVKVTTINSTAVHVTWKPPQEKEKNGIIRGYHVHVQEIREESKSLLNEPMRFNVMDDTILELNVSGLQPDTRYSVQVAALTRKGDGDRSPPVTIKTPGGVPNRPTVNLKVLEREPIVSIELEWTKPTQTYGELQGYRLKYGIKDQKLLEENFGIKVNSHRLTDLERGVQYEFRLAGRNHIGYGQENIKYWLTPEGVPKGPPTNVTYHFQTPDIISVTWEPPIRADRSGQIKKYDIQFYKKGDQSSLVEKTKETTKAVFTGLEEDAHYVFKVRAYTDQGPGPYSKDITAHTERDIGRAPMSVKAVATSESGIEVWWETVPSRRKVIGYVIFYTMTPVEDLDEWQQKTVHVTHSADIENLEKFAEYAVAVAAKTADGLGRLSEKVTVKVRPEEVPLHLRAQDVSTHSMTLSWSPPLRLNPVSYKISYNAIKEFVDSLGMTQTQEIPKREIIIKHDKTSHSINDLSPFTTYNVNVSAIPNDDSYRPPTKITVTTQMAAPKPMVKPDFYGVVENEILVILPQASEEYGPISHYYLVVVPDDKLHNHKHPDQFLTEDLIKNNARADDENAPYIAAKFLQRNILYTFHLGNNESYEGFLNRKLNPNKRYRVFVRAVVDTPQKHLYTSSPFSEYLSLDMRGAPPGEEPSRPDPKDINGDPEIRIEENRKEAGMLWVIGPIIAALMLSLCLVMLFIMKRRRQPCKTPDQAAVTRPLMSADVGFGAPSDPVEMRRLNFQTPAMISHPPIPISELADHIDRLKANDNMKFSQEYESIEPGQQFTWDHSNMEVNKPKNRYANVIAYDHSRVILQPIDGILGSDYINANYCDGYRKHNAYVATQGPLQETLADFWRMCWELRTATIVMMTKLEERTRIKCDQYWPSRGSETYGTMTVTIAEVQELATYCIRTFQITRNGGTERREIKQLQFTAWPDHGVPDHPAPFLQFLRRVRALNPPDAGPLVVHCSAGVGRTGCFIVIDSMLERARHERTVDIYGHVTCLRAQRNYMVQTEDQYIFIHDALLEAVICGDTEVPARNLHAHIQKLMRVDTIENINGMELEFKKLANMKADSSRFVSASLPCNKHKNRLVHILPFESTRVCLTPRDGSDYINASFVDGYRYRAAYIATQGPLPDTTDDFWRMLWEHNSTIIVMLTKLKEMGREKCHQYWPSDRSVRYQCFVVDPIAEYNMPQYILREFKVTDARDGASRTVRQFQFTDWPEQGVPKSGEGFIDFLGQVHKTKEQFGQDGPITVHCSAGVGRTGVFITLSTVLERMQYEGVLDVFQTVRTLRTQRPAMVQTEDQYEFCYRAALEYLGSFDHYVN
- the LOC106713714 gene encoding tyrosine-protein phosphatase Lar isoform X3 — its product is MLEMETTPAQAQARHGAGKMRQRRRAPHRTAALLVACLLYLSCQVDAADPPEITIRPQNLQVRVNGIAAFYCAARGDPIPNIQWRKNGKRVSSMQSRYQVSGMDAAAGPGANGAVLRIEPVRATRDDATYECMAENGVGDAVTAVATLTVFEADKVPPGFPTIAQPPSTMVVEVGHTATLPCQASGTPPPKVRWLWNSLPLDVASNPRYALLNDKMHGTLQIVKSEEEDQGKFECVAENSIGTEFSKPTSLYVKVRRVAPQFSIPPPQKTEVMLGGNTTLKCVAFGSPMPTVKWRKGLSKWLTSEDNPPLGVNTLVLEDIRESANYTCEAASVLGVIEATSEVKVQSLPGAPTEVRASEVTATTVRLAWTYNGPEEPQYYVIQYKPKYANQAFSEISGVITQYYSVTNLSPYTEYEMYVIAVNNIGRGAPSEPAVITTGETEPGSAPRNVQVRPLSSSTMVIQWEEPETPNGQLTGYKIYYTTDPSQPLQSWNSQMLDSSHLTTINELTPHTVYTIRVQAFTSVGPGPVSAPVQVKTQQGVPSQPSNFVAVEAGETSVTLQWQQPAHAGDQIVSYELYWNDTYAKEHHRKRIHKMESYTLNGLYPNTLYYIWLAARSQRGEGATTPPIAVRTKQYVPGAPPMNVTAVAISPTAVRVSWQPPPAERANGRIAYYKLLCVEAGRGDSEATVVRLNATEFVLDELRRWTEYRVWVLAGTSVGDGPASYPVTVRTHEDVPGEPQDVKVTTINSTAVHVTWKPPQEKEKNGIIRGYHVHVQEIREESKSLLNEPMRFNVMDDTILELNVSGLQPDTRYSVQVAALTRKGDGDRSPPVTIKTPGGVPNRPTVNLKVLEREPIVSIELEWTKPTQTYGELQGYRLKYGIKDQKLLEENFGIKVNSHRLTDLERGVQYEFRLAGRNHIGYGQENIKYWLTPEGVPKGPPTNVTYHFQTPDIISVTWEPPIRADRSGQIKKYDIQFYKKGDQSSLVEKTKETTKAVFTGLEEDAHYVFKVRAYTDQGPGPYSKDITAHTERDIGRAPMSVKAVATSESGIEVWWETVPSRRKVIGYVIFYTMTPVEDLDEWQQKTVHVTHSADIENLEKFAEYAVAVAAKTADGLGRLSEKVTVKVRPEEVPLHLRAQDVSTHSMTLSWSPPLRLNPVSYKISYNAIKEFVDSLGMTQTQEIPKREIIIKHDKTSHSINDLSPFTTYNVNVSAIPNDDSYRPPTKITVTTQMAAPKPMVKPDFYGVVENEILVILPQASEEYGPISHYYLVVVPDDKLHNHKHPDQFLTEDLIKNNARADDENAPYIAAKFLQRNILYTFHLGNNESYEGFLNRKLNPNKRYRVFVRAVVDTPQKHLYTSSPFSEYLSLDMRGAPPGEEPSRPDPKDINGDPEIRIEENRKEAGMLWVIGPIIAALMLSLCLVMLFIMKRRRQPCKTPDQAAVTRPLMSADVGFGAPSDPVEMRRLNFQTPAMISHPPIPISELADHIDRLKANDNMKFSQEYESIEPGQQFTWDHSNMEVNKPKNRYANVIAYDHSRVILQPIDGILGSDYINANYCDGYRKHNAYVATQGPLQETLADFWRMCWELRTATIVMMTKLEERTRIKCDQYWPSRGSETYGTMTVTIAEVQELATYCIRTFQITRNGGTERREIKQLQFTAWPDHGVPDHPAPFLQFLRRVRALNPPDAGPLVVHCSAGVGRTGCFIVIDSMLERARHERTVDIYGHVTCLRAQRNYMVQTEDQYIFIHDALLEAVICGDTEVPARNLHAHIQKLMRVDTIENINGMELEFKKLANMKADSSRFVSASLPCNKHKNRLVHILPFESTRVCLTPRDGSDYINASFVDGYRYRAAYIATQGPLPDTTDDFWRMLWEHNSTIIVMLTKLKEMGREKCHQYWPSDRSVRYQCFVVDPIAEYNMPQYILREFKVTDARDGASRTVRQFQFTDWPEQGVPKSGEGFIDFLGQVHKTKEQFGQDGPITVHCSAGVGRTGVFITLSTVLERMQYEGVLDVFQTVRTLRTQRPAMVQTEDQYEFCYRAALEYLGSFDHYVN